A single region of the Gemmatimonadaceae bacterium genome encodes:
- the lepB gene encoding signal peptidase I, which yields MAQRSTLRRFWENSKPLLSALIFFIFLRTFIVEAYRIPSGSMIPSLLIGDWLFVNKMVYGPNIPFTDINLPGYDHPERSDVVVFRSPPQSDQPWDPNPTLVKRLVGMPGDTIFMRKALLHVNGIPQRQGFAAGQEENAFDSVDPLFDWQKGVGLRASRFGVAPAQPTHDNWGPIVVPAGHYFMMGDSRYNSKDSRYWSFVPRANVRGQPMFVYYSYNADDSDRPLPFITDIRWGRIGHWIR from the coding sequence TTGGCACAGCGCTCAACGCTGCGCCGATTCTGGGAGAACTCCAAGCCGCTGCTGAGCGCTCTCATTTTTTTCATTTTTCTCCGGACCTTCATCGTCGAGGCATACCGGATTCCGTCAGGCAGCATGATACCGTCACTGCTGATTGGCGACTGGCTGTTCGTCAACAAGATGGTGTACGGGCCCAACATCCCGTTTACCGATATCAACCTGCCTGGCTACGACCACCCCGAGCGCAGCGATGTCGTGGTCTTCAGGTCGCCCCCCCAGTCCGACCAGCCGTGGGATCCGAATCCCACGCTCGTTAAACGTCTGGTCGGCATGCCCGGGGATACGATCTTCATGAGGAAAGCGTTGCTCCACGTCAACGGCATTCCCCAGCGCCAGGGATTTGCTGCAGGGCAGGAGGAGAACGCGTTCGATTCGGTCGATCCGCTTTTCGACTGGCAGAAAGGCGTGGGCCTCAGAGCGTCCCGCTTTGGCGTGGCACCGGCGCAGCCCACCCATGACAACTGGGGCCCGATAGTCGTGCCCGCGGGTCACTACTTCATGATGGGCGATAGCCGGTACAATTCCAAGGACAGCCGCTACTGGAGCTTTGTGCCACGGGCAAACGTTCGCGGGCAGCCGATGTTCGTTTACTACTCATACAATGCCGACGACAGCGACCGCCCGCTTCCGTTCATCACCGACATCCGATGGGGACGAATCGGACACTGGATTCGGTGA
- a CDS encoding SWIB/MDM2 domain-containing protein, which translates to MATAKKKSSAKTSSSKSTAKKSTASKSTAKKSSAAKKAPAKKSATKRAPSAAFMKPMTPSAELAAVVGSAPLPRTEVTKKLWAYIKRKGLQDSKNKRMINADDSLRPVFNGTKQVSMFEMTRLVNKHLK; encoded by the coding sequence ATGGCAACTGCGAAGAAGAAGAGCTCGGCGAAGACGTCGTCCTCGAAGTCAACTGCGAAGAAGTCAACCGCGAGCAAGTCGACCGCGAAGAAAAGCTCTGCAGCGAAAAAAGCTCCCGCGAAGAAATCGGCGACCAAGCGCGCACCAAGCGCGGCATTCATGAAGCCGATGACACCGAGCGCAGAACTTGCCGCCGTAGTGGGGTCAGCTCCGCTTCCACGCACCGAAGTCACGAAGAAGCTCTGGGCCTACATCAAACGGAAAGGGCTTCAGGATTCCAAGAACAAGCGCATGATCAACGCTGATGATTCACTCAGGCCGGTATTCAACGGGACCAAACAGGTATCCATGTTCGAGATGACCCGGCTCGTAAACAAGCACCTTAAGTAG
- a CDS encoding deoxyribonuclease IV, with the protein MTRFLGAHTINNGGVHMAVKRAGNSGMTAMQLFTAIPKYYNEKISIKPERVERFRAALAETEIRPENIVVHAAYVLSVATPDDAKWERAANGLAKELERSSALGAGAVCFHPGSAGESERSEAAKRIARAIVQALQSVDSGTRVLIENTAGAGRTMGRTAEEIADILSHVPKALRERTGYGLDTCHLFASGYDISASKKGLTMMLDGFEEIIGEAPSFFHLNDSEGALGSNKDRHMLIGEGEIGEDPFHWLMADERSEGVPLILETPQQNYDIDDEDATADPFDVRMMKLLLP; encoded by the coding sequence CGCCGGCAATTCCGGCATGACCGCCATGCAGCTGTTCACCGCGATCCCCAAGTACTACAACGAAAAGATCTCCATCAAGCCGGAGCGCGTCGAGCGATTCCGAGCGGCGCTTGCCGAGACGGAGATCCGGCCGGAAAATATAGTCGTGCATGCGGCGTACGTACTGAGCGTGGCGACGCCTGACGACGCCAAGTGGGAACGCGCCGCGAATGGACTGGCGAAGGAACTGGAGCGGTCGAGCGCGCTGGGTGCCGGTGCAGTGTGTTTTCACCCCGGTTCGGCGGGGGAGAGCGAGAGATCGGAAGCGGCAAAGCGTATTGCCAGAGCGATCGTGCAGGCGTTGCAGTCGGTGGATTCGGGTACGAGGGTCTTGATTGAGAACACCGCTGGCGCCGGGCGCACCATGGGCCGAACGGCGGAAGAGATCGCCGATATTCTGTCGCACGTCCCGAAGGCACTTCGAGAGCGGACAGGGTACGGTCTCGATACCTGCCATCTCTTTGCATCCGGATATGACATCTCCGCGTCGAAGAAAGGGCTGACAATGATGCTCGATGGCTTCGAGGAAATCATTGGAGAAGCGCCTTCGTTCTTTCACCTCAACGACAGTGAAGGGGCGCTTGGTTCGAACAAGGACCGGCACATGCTGATCGGCGAAGGTGAGATTGGCGAAGATCCATTTCACTGGCTGATGGCCGACGAGCGCTCGGAGGGAGTGCCGCTGATTCTCGAGACTCCGCAGCAGAACTACGACATAGACGATGAGGATGCGACGGCCGATCCGTTCGACGTGCGGATGATGAAGCTTCTCCTCCCCTGA